Part of the Paenarthrobacter sp. JL.01a genome is shown below.
ACCCCGTTCTTTATTTTGAGCCCAAACGGCGGTACCACGACAAGGGCGATGTGGACGAGTCGATCGACCTCTCCAGAGCATTGCCGCTGGACAAGGCCGCAGTGGTGAACGCCGGCGACGACGTCACCCTGGTTGCGTACGGCCCGCTGGTCAAAACCGCCAAGGATGCTGCCATGGCCGCCGCTGACGAAGGCATTTCGGTGGAAGTGATTGACCTCAGGTCGCTGGCTCCCGTTGATTACCCTGTGGTGGAGGCCTCGGTCCGAAAGACAGGGCGGCTGGTCATCACCCATGAAGCCGGGCAATCCGGCGGCCTCGGAGCTGAAATCGCCGCGAGCATTACCGAACGCTGCTTCAACTACCTCGAGTCTGCGCCCGTCCGAATCACCGGCTTTGACGTTCCGTATCCTTACTCAAAGCTCGAAATGCACCACCTGCCGGATCTGGACAGGATTCTTGACGGTGTGGACCGCGCCCTCGGCCGCCCCAACTCCCTGAGTGGACTGGAAGGATGACCGCCACCATGATCAAGGAATTCAGGCTCCCTGACCTCGGTGAGGGACTGACCGAATCGGAAATCCTGAGTTGGAAGGTGGCAGTGGGGGACACTGTCACGTTGAACCAAGTCATTGCCGAGGTCGAAACCGCCAAAGCCGTGGTGGAGCTGCCTTCGCCGTTCGCTGGCACTGTGGCTGCCCTCCATGAGCAGCCCGGGACCGTGGTGGAGGTTGGGAAACCGATTGTCTCCTTCGAGGTTGACGACGCCGGAATCTCCAACGGGAATGGCGCGCCTGTTGCCGGCGGCACCTCCGCAGACGGCGGTTCTGATGACGCCGACCAAGCGAGTCCGGCGAAACGCGAGCCGAACCTGGTTGGCTACGGCGCCGTCGTCGAACACTCAGGCCGCCCTGCAAGACGGGCCCGCAGCCAGCAGCAGCCTGCAGGCCCGGCTGCTGAACCGGTGATCCCGCAGCGGGCCGAGCCCGCCGCTGAGCGGCCGCGCTCAACGCCTCCAGTGCGCAAGCTGGCCCGCGACCTCGGGATCGACCTTGAGCAAGTTTCCGGAACCGGACCCGGCGGCTTGATTACCCGCGAAGACGTTCAGGCCTTCACCGGAACAACCGAAGCACCTTCGGCGCCCGTTTCCCAGGAGGGGCGCGAAACCCGTACGCCTATTAAGGGTGTCCGCAAGTTCACCGCTGCGGCCATGGTCGCTAGTGCCTTCACCGCCCCGCACGTGACGGAGTTCCTGACCGTCGACGTGACCGCAACCATGGAGTTGCTGGCGAGGTTGAAAGGCAACAAGGCGTTCGAGGGCTACAAGCTGACGCCGTTGACCATCGCCGCGAAGGCGGTCCTGGTAGCGCTGCGGAACAATCCGACACTGAACTCCCGTTGGGATGAGTCAAGCCAGGAAATAATTCAGTTCAACTATGTGAACCTGGGCATTGCTGCGGCGACCCCGCGTGGCCTGACGGTGCCGAATATCAAGGACGCCGACCAGCTGACGCTTCGTGAGCTTTCCACCGCGCTGACGGAACTGACGGAGACCGCTCGAGCCGGGAAGACCTCGCCCGCGGATCTCTCCGGCGGCACCATATCAATTACCAACATCGGAGTCTTCGGGATCGATGCCGGCACCCCCATACTGAACCCAGGAGAGGCGGCGATTCTGGCTTTGGGCGCCGTCAGGAAGGCACCGTGGGTTGTCGATGATCAACTGGCGGTTCGGCAGGTGATGTCGCTCAGCTTGTCGTTCGATCACCGGCTGGTGGACGGTGAACAAGGCTCGCGATTCCTCGCTGACCTCGGCGCCATCCTGGGAGACCCCGCCATGGTCATGACCATGATCTAGTTGCACAGGCTGCGTCGGCCCATCCCTTTACGAGTGCTTGCAGGAAACTGCTGTCAAGGGGTGGGCCGACGTGCGTCAAGGGCAGTGTCGGTCAATCCTCGGTCGGCGTGGTCCTGTTCGAGTGGACGCTTCGCCAGCTGTGCTCAGGCTCGTAACCGAGCACCCTGCGCGCCTTGTCGATGGAGAGCATGGTCTCATGTTCGCCCAGCTCCTTGACGACCTCGACGCCGGGAAAGACTTCCGCTGCCAATTCGGCGCTGCTGCGGCTCATCACGGTATCGGCGGCCGCAATGATGAACGTTTCGAACCCAGGTTCCACGTGCTCGAGAGTGCGCACGACAGCGAGGGCGCCGTCACGGGCATCGATGTAGCCCCAGAGGTTCCACTTGCGCAGGGCGGCGTCGGCATCGAAGGAGGGAAAGGCCTCGTAGTCCTCCGGATCCATTACGTTGGAAAAGCGAAGCGCCGTGATGCTCAGTTCCGGGTCCCAGCGCGTGAGCTGGATGGCCATCTGCTCCTCGAGGTGTTTGACCAGGGAGTATGTGCTCTCCGGTCGTGCCGCGTACTCCTCGTCCACGGGGATGTAGGGAGGGTCGATGTCGAAAGGCAGGCCCAGGACGGTCTCACTGGATGCGTAGACGATTTTCTTGATTCCGGCCCGACGTGCAGCCTGGAACACGTTGTAGGTGGAGACCATGTTGTTTTCGAAGATCGCGGCGTCGGGAGCCAGCCCCGGTGCGGGGATGGCGGCCAAGTGCACGACGGCGTCCAGGCCATCGTGTCGGTCGTCCAAGCCGAGGATGACGTCCACAACCTGTCCGTAGTTTCGAAGGTCGACGTTGACGTAGCCCCGGTCGCGTGTGCCGACCCGGTCCAGATTAAGCACCTGATGGCCATCCTGCGTCAGCCGCCGGACCACGCTCCGGCCCAGTTTTCCGCTTCCGCCGGTGACGGCAATTTTCATTGTGTGCTCCTTGTGGTCGTTTCAGGGGTCATGAAGGGACGCCTTGCTTCCAGCGTAGGTGTGACATGGGCCGCAGCCCACCCTTGTGGCTGGCCCTGGGAATCCTAGGTATGCCGGTACCAGCCATGCGTTGGAGGTCAAGGCAGGGTTGTCCTTCTCGGTTGTCCGAACAAGCGTCGGGGCCTGTTCCTGCTCTTGTTTATGTTCGTTGTGGTGTGTGGTGGTGGTTGCGGCGGGGTGTTTGGTGGGGGTCGATGTGGGGTGGGGGGATGAACCAGGGTGTGCCGGTGTGGATGGTGATGCGCCATTGTTCTTTGTG
Proteins encoded:
- a CDS encoding dihydrolipoamide acetyltransferase family protein, whose amino-acid sequence is MTATMIKEFRLPDLGEGLTESEILSWKVAVGDTVTLNQVIAEVETAKAVVELPSPFAGTVAALHEQPGTVVEVGKPIVSFEVDDAGISNGNGAPVAGGTSADGGSDDADQASPAKREPNLVGYGAVVEHSGRPARRARSQQQPAGPAAEPVIPQRAEPAAERPRSTPPVRKLARDLGIDLEQVSGTGPGGLITREDVQAFTGTTEAPSAPVSQEGRETRTPIKGVRKFTAAAMVASAFTAPHVTEFLTVDVTATMELLARLKGNKAFEGYKLTPLTIAAKAVLVALRNNPTLNSRWDESSQEIIQFNYVNLGIAAATPRGLTVPNIKDADQLTLRELSTALTELTETARAGKTSPADLSGGTISITNIGVFGIDAGTPILNPGEAAILALGAVRKAPWVVDDQLAVRQVMSLSLSFDHRLVDGEQGSRFLADLGAILGDPAMVMTMI
- a CDS encoding NAD-dependent epimerase/dehydratase family protein, whose protein sequence is MKIAVTGGSGKLGRSVVRRLTQDGHQVLNLDRVGTRDRGYVNVDLRNYGQVVDVILGLDDRHDGLDAVVHLAAIPAPGLAPDAAIFENNMVSTYNVFQAARRAGIKKIVYASSETVLGLPFDIDPPYIPVDEEYAARPESTYSLVKHLEEQMAIQLTRWDPELSITALRFSNVMDPEDYEAFPSFDADAALRKWNLWGYIDARDGALAVVRTLEHVEPGFETFIIAAADTVMSRSSAELAAEVFPGVEVVKELGEHETMLSIDKARRVLGYEPEHSWRSVHSNRTTPTED
- a CDS encoding alpha-ketoacid dehydrogenase subunit beta, whose protein sequence is MSKLTFARAINAGLRKSLENDPKVVLMGEDIGSLGGVFRVTDGLQKDFGKHRVIDSPLAESGIIGTAVGLAYRGYRPVCEIQFDGFIYPAFDQIVSQVAKMHYRTQGRVKMPITIRVPFGGGIGSPEHHSESPEAYFTHTSGLRVVAVSNPQDAYTMIQQAIASDDPVLYFEPKRRYHDKGDVDESIDLSRALPLDKAAVVNAGDDVTLVAYGPLVKTAKDAAMAAADEGISVEVIDLRSLAPVDYPVVEASVRKTGRLVITHEAGQSGGLGAEIAASITERCFNYLESAPVRITGFDVPYPYSKLEMHHLPDLDRILDGVDRALGRPNSLSGLEG